The following are encoded in a window of Caldicellulosiruptor danielii genomic DNA:
- a CDS encoding cellulose binding domain-containing protein encodes MLTKKKLNEYVYFVTIIFFMSVILLNGQINVSKSNLAMAATGSQIEKLNRGLIAIKVTNGVFLSWRMFGSDPANIGFNIYRNGAKITKAPIQNSTNYVDTDGTTSSRYYVRAVINGAEVEQSEEVSVLNSNYIEIRLNKPANSPLGASYSPNDASVGDLDGDGEYEIVLKWDPSDSKDNSQSGYTSNVFLDAYKLNGKFLWRIDLGRNIRAGAHYTQFIVYDLDGDGKAEVACKTADGTIDGQGNVIGNPNADWRNSSGYVLSGPEYLTVFDGATGRAIKTVNYIPPRGNVSSWGDSYGNRVDRFLAAVAYLDGKRPSLIMCRGYYTKTYIVAWNWQNGDLTKLWQFDTGEIKDGYRDDYEGQGNHNLSVADVDNDGKDEIIYGAMAVDDNGAPLYSTKLGHGDAMHVTDINPDRPGLEVWQCHEGSTGASLRDARTGQILVRVLTSGDCGRALAADVDPRYKGLEVWAAGVSIRDCKGNVISNATPPYNFSIWWDGDLGRELLDKTYIYKWDYNNNRTNTIFTASGCSSNNSTKATPCLSADIFGDWREEVIFRTSDNNAIRIYTTTTLTNYKIPTLMHNRQYRVSIAWQNVAYNQPPHVSFYLGYETNVNNIYQYFEGYGQQPTATPSLTPTKTPTPTSVPSPTSTATSTPTPTATPTPTPIPTPTVTATPTPTPTPTPTPVSTPATSGQIKVLYANKETNSTTNTIRPWLKVVNTGSSSIDLSRVTIRYWYTVDGDRAQSAISDWAQIGASNVTFKFVKLSSSVSGADYYLEIGFKSGAGQLQPGKDTGEIQIRFNKSDWSNYNQGNDWSWLQSMTSYGENVKVTAYIDGVLVWGQNPK; translated from the coding sequence ATGTTAACTAAGAAAAAGCTTAACGAGTATGTATATTTTGTAACGATTATTTTTTTTATGAGTGTTATATTGTTAAATGGGCAGATAAATGTGAGCAAAAGTAATTTAGCAATGGCGGCAACGGGAAGTCAAATTGAGAAGTTAAATAGAGGATTAATTGCAATAAAAGTGACAAACGGAGTATTTTTAAGTTGGAGAATGTTTGGTTCAGATCCAGCGAATATAGGATTTAATATTTACAGAAATGGAGCAAAGATAACTAAAGCACCAATTCAGAACAGCACAAACTACGTTGATACTGATGGAACAACCAGTTCGAGGTATTATGTAAGAGCAGTGATAAATGGGGCAGAGGTAGAACAATCTGAAGAAGTAAGTGTGCTTAATAGCAATTATATTGAAATAAGATTAAATAAACCAGCGAATTCTCCACTCGGTGCTTCATATTCGCCAAATGATGCAAGTGTCGGCGATTTAGATGGTGATGGGGAATATGAGATTGTTCTGAAGTGGGATCCAAGTGATTCAAAGGACAACTCACAATCTGGATATACAAGCAATGTGTTTTTAGACGCTTACAAATTAAATGGCAAATTCTTATGGAGAATTGATTTGGGTAGAAATATAAGAGCAGGAGCACATTATACACAATTTATAGTATATGATTTAGATGGTGACGGAAAAGCTGAAGTTGCATGTAAAACAGCTGATGGAACAATAGACGGACAAGGCAATGTGATAGGAAATCCAAATGCTGATTGGCGGAATTCGTCTGGCTATGTTTTATCAGGTCCTGAATATTTGACCGTATTTGATGGTGCGACAGGAAGAGCAATAAAGACAGTTAATTATATTCCGCCGCGTGGAAATGTTTCATCATGGGGCGATTCATATGGAAACAGGGTTGACAGGTTTTTAGCAGCAGTAGCTTATTTGGATGGGAAGAGGCCTAGCCTTATTATGTGCCGAGGATATTACACAAAGACATATATAGTTGCTTGGAATTGGCAAAATGGCGATTTAACAAAGTTATGGCAATTTGACACAGGAGAGATTAAAGATGGATATAGAGATGATTACGAAGGTCAAGGAAACCACAATTTGAGTGTAGCTGATGTTGACAATGATGGTAAGGATGAAATAATATACGGCGCGATGGCAGTAGATGATAATGGAGCACCGTTATATTCAACCAAATTAGGGCATGGGGATGCAATGCATGTAACAGATATTAACCCAGACAGACCCGGATTAGAAGTTTGGCAGTGTCATGAAGGAAGCACAGGAGCGAGTTTAAGAGATGCGCGAACTGGGCAGATATTGGTGAGAGTTTTGACATCTGGAGATTGTGGGCGTGCATTGGCGGCAGACGTTGATCCGAGATATAAGGGGTTAGAAGTGTGGGCAGCAGGGGTAAGTATTAGAGATTGTAAGGGAAATGTAATCAGTAATGCGACACCACCATATAACTTTTCAATTTGGTGGGACGGAGATTTAGGCAGAGAATTATTGGATAAAACATATATTTACAAATGGGATTATAACAATAATAGAACAAACACAATATTTACAGCAAGTGGGTGTTCATCAAATAACAGCACAAAGGCAACACCCTGCCTGAGTGCAGATATATTTGGAGATTGGCGTGAAGAGGTTATATTTAGGACTAGTGATAACAATGCAATCAGGATATATACAACCACTACATTGACAAATTATAAGATTCCTACGCTTATGCACAACAGGCAATATAGGGTGTCTATAGCATGGCAGAACGTTGCATATAATCAACCACCTCACGTAAGTTTTTATTTAGGATATGAGACTAATGTGAACAACATATATCAATATTTTGAAGGGTATGGGCAACAACCAACCGCTACACCGTCGCTAACCCCGACAAAAACCCCAACGCCTACATCAGTTCCATCACCAACATCAACTGCAACATCTACGCCAACTCCAACAGCAACACCGACTCCAACCCCGATACCGACACCAACAGTAACAGCAACACCGACGCCAACACCAACACCGACGCCGACACCTGTTAGCACACCTGCGACAAGCGGGCAGATAAAGGTATTGTATGCTAACAAGGAGACGAACAGCACGACAAACACGATAAGGCCGTGGTTGAAGGTAGTGAACACTGGAAGCAGTAGTATAGATTTGAGCAGGGTAACGATAAGGTACTGGTACACAGTAGATGGGGACAGGGCACAGAGTGCGATATCAGACTGGGCACAGATAGGAGCAAGCAATGTAACATTCAAGTTTGTGAAGCTGAGCAGTAGCGTAAGTGGAGCGGACTATTACTTGGAGATA
- a CDS encoding pectate lyase, with the protein MSYRKILSIVVSLIMVISLFTGISLHNEVAKAATLLTDDFEDGNRDGWSTSNGSWRVVVDGSKVLKQASTGSEARAYTGSSDWSNYAVEAKVKVLNVKDSSSGAGVIVRYKNSGNFYAVVLRGSKIEIGKKLNSKWSTLTSKSFTLNQNAWYNVKLEVSGNELIGYVNGSQVLSASDSSIAIGKAGLIADRCVAEFDDVIVNSSVSGTAPTPAPTPTSSVTPTPTPTPTLTPTPTETPTPTSTPVPTQTPTVTPTPTQNTGGVLVITDTIIVKSGQTYDGKGIKIIAQGMGDGSQSENQKPIFKLEKGAKLKNVIIGAPGCDGVHCYGDNVVENVVWEDVGEDALTVKGEGVVEVIGGSAKEAADKVFQLNAPCTFKVKNFTATNIGKLVRQNGGTTFKVVIYLEDVTLNNVKSCVAKSDSPVSELWYHNLNVNNCKTLFEFPSQSQIHQY; encoded by the coding sequence ATGAGTTACAGGAAGATTTTATCTATTGTGGTCAGTTTGATAATGGTTATATCATTATTTACAGGGATTAGTTTGCATAATGAAGTTGCAAAAGCAGCGACGCTTTTGACAGATGATTTTGAGGATGGCAACAGGGATGGGTGGTCGACATCGAACGGTAGCTGGAGAGTAGTAGTAGATGGGAGCAAGGTTTTAAAGCAGGCTAGTACAGGTTCTGAGGCGAGAGCGTATACTGGTTCATCTGACTGGAGCAATTATGCAGTTGAAGCGAAAGTTAAGGTATTAAATGTGAAGGATTCGAGTTCAGGTGCGGGAGTGATAGTGAGATATAAAAACTCAGGTAACTTTTATGCGGTGGTGCTAAGGGGTTCAAAGATAGAGATAGGGAAGAAATTAAACAGTAAGTGGAGTACGCTGACGTCCAAGTCATTTACGTTGAATCAGAATGCATGGTATAATGTAAAATTAGAGGTAAGTGGGAACGAGTTAATTGGATATGTTAATGGGAGTCAAGTATTAAGTGCAAGTGATTCATCGATTGCAATAGGGAAAGCAGGTTTAATAGCTGACAGGTGTGTTGCTGAATTTGATGATGTAATTGTAAATTCAAGTGTGAGTGGTACAGCACCTACTCCGGCACCAACACCGACTTCATCAGTGACACCAACACCAACGCCAACACCAACGTTGACTCCAACGCCAACCGAAACACCTACTCCAACTTCCACACCAGTACCAACGCAAACTCCAACAGTAACACCTACTCCAACCCAAAATACTGGTGGTGTTTTAGTTATTACAGATACAATAATTGTTAAATCCGGTCAAACATATGACGGTAAAGGAATAAAAATAATAGCTCAAGGAATGGGTGACGGAAGTCAATCTGAAAATCAAAAACCCATATTTAAACTTGAAAAAGGTGCAAAATTGAAAAATGTAATAATTGGAGCGCCAGGTTGTGACGGGGTACATTGTTATGGTGACAATGTGGTTGAAAATGTTGTATGGGAAGATGTTGGAGAGGATGCGTTGACTGTAAAAGGTGAAGGGGTAGTGGAAGTTATTGGTGGTTCAGCAAAAGAAGCTGCTGACAAGGTGTTCCAACTTAATGCACCGTGTACATTCAAAGTAAAAAACTTTACAGCTACAAATATAGGGAAGCTTGTAAGACAAAATGGTGGTACTACTTTCAAAGTAGTTATTTATCTTGAAGATGTAACATTAAACAATGTAAAAAGCTGTGTTGCAAAATCTGATAGTCCAGTATCAGAACTGTGGTATCATAACTTGAATGTAAATAATTGTAAAACATTATTTGAATTTCCGTCCCAATCGCAGATACATCAATACTAA
- a CDS encoding right-handed parallel beta-helix repeat-containing protein, translating into MSYRKILSIVVSLIMVISLFTGISLHNEVAKAATLLTDDFEDGNRDGWSTSNGSWRVVVDGSKVLKQASTGSEARAYTGSSDWSNYAVEAKVKVLNVKDSSSGAGVIVRYKNSGNFYAVVLRGSKIEIGKKLNSKWSTLTSKSFTLNQNAWYNVKLEVSGNELIGYVNGSQVLSASDSSIAIGKAGLIADRCVAEFDDVIVNSSVSGTAPTPAPTPTSSVTPTPTPTPTLTPTPTETPTPTSTPVPTQTPTVTPTPTPTPTTVPTPAPTPVPGENAIYVAPGGSPDNPGTIDKPTTLEKAITIVKPGQVIYMRGGTYKYSVQITIERNNNGTSSARKCIYAFPNERPILDFSSQPYGNVDSNPRGLQINGSYWHIKGLEVMGAADNGIFVGGSYNIIEQCEIHHNRDSGLQISRYISSATKDEWPSYNLILNCTSHDNMDPDNGEDADGFACKLTAGPGNVFKGCVAYFNVDDGWDLYTKSETGAIGEVLIEDCVAFGHGQTSNGSATSSSDGNGFKLGGSNIKVNHTVRRCIAFNNNKHGFTYNSNPGSITVENCTGYNNGLKVSGRNFYFEEGTHVLKNCLSYKESASSDLVSGTVINCVLWSNRQAVKPNGQLVTDNDFYSLTPTITRNSDGSLNLGDFLKPKPGSGLEGIGAR; encoded by the coding sequence ATGAGTTACAGGAAGATTTTATCTATTGTGGTCAGTTTGATAATGGTTATATCATTATTTACAGGGATTAGTTTGCATAATGAAGTTGCAAAAGCAGCGACGCTTTTGACAGATGATTTTGAGGATGGCAACAGGGATGGGTGGTCGACATCGAACGGTAGCTGGAGAGTAGTAGTAGATGGGAGCAAGGTTTTAAAGCAGGCTAGTACAGGTTCTGAGGCGAGAGCGTATACTGGTTCATCTGACTGGAGCAATTATGCAGTTGAAGCGAAAGTTAAGGTATTAAATGTGAAGGATTCGAGTTCAGGTGCGGGAGTGATAGTGAGATATAAAAACTCAGGTAACTTTTATGCGGTGGTGCTAAGGGGTTCAAAGATAGAGATAGGGAAGAAATTAAACAGTAAGTGGAGTACGCTGACGTCCAAGTCATTTACGTTGAATCAGAATGCATGGTATAATGTAAAATTAGAGGTAAGTGGGAACGAGTTAATTGGATATGTTAATGGGAGTCAAGTATTAAGTGCAAGTGATTCATCGATTGCAATAGGGAAAGCAGGTTTAATAGCTGACAGGTGTGTTGCTGAATTTGATGATGTAATTGTAAATTCAAGTGTGAGTGGTACAGCACCTACTCCGGCACCAACACCGACTTCATCAGTGACACCAACACCAACGCCAACACCAACGTTGACTCCAACGCCAACCGAAACACCTACTCCAACTTCCACACCAGTACCAACGCAAACTCCAACAGTAACACCTACTCCAACCCCAACTCCAACTACAGTTCCAACCCCTGCACCGACTCCTGTTCCTGGTGAGAATGCTATTTATGTGGCGCCAGGAGGAAGCCCAGATAATCCTGGTACCATTGATAAACCTACTACATTAGAAAAGGCAATCACGATTGTAAAACCCGGACAGGTAATCTATATGAGAGGTGGGACGTATAAGTATTCTGTGCAGATTACAATCGAAAGAAATAATAATGGCACAAGCAGTGCAAGAAAATGCATATATGCGTTTCCAAATGAAAGACCAATATTAGACTTTTCATCTCAACCGTATGGAAATGTAGACTCAAATCCAAGAGGTTTACAAATTAACGGAAGCTACTGGCATATAAAAGGGTTAGAAGTAATGGGAGCTGCGGACAATGGAATCTTCGTTGGTGGTAGTTACAACATAATTGAACAGTGTGAAATTCATCATAACAGAGATTCAGGTTTGCAGATAAGCAGGTATATAAGTTCTGCAACCAAAGATGAGTGGCCTAGTTATAATTTAATTTTGAATTGTACATCACATGACAATATGGATCCAGATAACGGCGAAGATGCAGATGGTTTTGCATGCAAATTAACAGCAGGTCCAGGAAATGTATTCAAAGGTTGTGTAGCATACTTCAATGTCGATGATGGCTGGGATTTGTACACGAAAAGTGAGACAGGAGCTATTGGAGAAGTATTAATTGAGGATTGTGTGGCATTTGGTCACGGACAAACATCAAATGGAAGTGCTACATCCAGCAGTGATGGAAATGGTTTTAAACTAGGAGGCAGTAATATAAAGGTCAATCATACAGTGCGAAGATGTATTGCGTTTAACAACAATAAACATGGCTTTACTTATAATAGCAATCCCGGTAGCATAACGGTAGAAAATTGTACAGGTTATAACAACGGCTTAAAGGTAAGTGGTAGAAACTTCTATTTTGAAGAAGGTACGCACGTGCTGAAGAATTGCTTATCATACAAAGAAAGTGCATCGAGTGATTTAGTCAGCGGAACGGTAATTAATTGTGTTTTGTGGAGTAATAGACAAGCGGTAAAGCCAAATGGTCAGCTGGTAACAGATAATGACTTTTACAGCTTAACACCAACCATAACAAGGAATAGTGATGGAAGTTTAAATTTAGGAGACTTTTTAAAACCCAAGCCTGGAAGTGGTTTGGAGGGAATAGGAGCAAGGTAA
- a CDS encoding helix-turn-helix domain-containing protein gives MRRIICFKKSANMFLIFLVIVFLLQFLMSVFLLYVTKELVIRDKINNKSIQLDKLREKIDYELKKMNEIVTRILTDDELKWVGNLRGLRENSSDLWEYFEYYKHFKDISMINGELKPIIVLFLCDGEIVYFASEEFGSFFTFGFENFCNYFSPDRMNYRVWHNIMFNKNNSKYKNNLISQEYLIGGQRILALHATYYLPFDNYSNTMTILLVIIDVAKLWKLLKENKLNSQDSIILIYDRSEKKILISNKSDINNMRNDIIKNLSKTQKYIANPHDVVVIQNKKYIFLQLTSNVYDWDYIYLVPYNSLKSEIYISRTVYTLYLTGFTIFLVIISLYAIYIKLYKIKTYKITQDLKIVNKENENKILPFGRLNKLKKKDRRLLYTKISNFKIISQQEILNDMIIEKLIYGWSYSKGAIEEKIQSIGLNIGGRKYLVAIIRILSLTKQVRTRDIIKSELECIRIDSKISLVFNYVYQLADSELALILAFDEDEDEKVSQNVNLLLKLISDRLLIKICDKYLIAVGRIVNNIDEYRISFLDAKELIEANKLITTENVENGILWYYDVVKKDNSIWYPIEIEERLMLLVNLGKISEIEEILNLLYYKNFVENNLSLSLKYVLISELIGTIIKIADRTNVDINNLFDIKNFIFIKENAFDWLFEDIKQVFINITEQIKRNRKASREKLIEEILEFINKNLFNPNMSISFVAERFNISESYFSNIFKNVVGIKFSDYVEKLRIEEAYKLIKQKKWNLDDISKMVGYTNIKTFRRAFKRVKGCLPSEISNINEQDI, from the coding sequence ATGAGAAGAATTATATGTTTTAAAAAAAGTGCAAATATGTTCTTAATCTTTTTAGTTATAGTTTTTCTACTTCAATTTCTAATGTCAGTTTTCTTATTATATGTGACTAAAGAACTTGTTATAAGAGACAAAATTAATAATAAGTCAATTCAATTAGATAAACTTCGCGAAAAAATAGACTACGAACTAAAGAAAATGAATGAGATAGTTACACGCATTCTTACTGATGATGAATTAAAATGGGTAGGGAATCTAAGGGGTTTAAGAGAAAATTCTTCAGATTTGTGGGAATACTTTGAATATTATAAACACTTTAAAGACATTAGTATGATTAATGGAGAGTTAAAGCCTATTATTGTACTTTTTTTATGCGATGGAGAAATAGTATATTTTGCTTCCGAAGAATTTGGCTCTTTTTTTACATTTGGATTTGAAAATTTTTGTAATTACTTTTCACCTGATAGAATGAACTACCGCGTTTGGCACAATATAATGTTCAATAAAAACAACAGTAAATACAAAAATAATTTAATATCACAAGAATATTTAATTGGAGGACAAAGAATTTTAGCATTGCACGCAACATATTACTTACCATTTGATAATTATAGTAATACAATGACAATTCTTCTGGTAATTATTGATGTTGCTAAGTTATGGAAGTTATTAAAAGAAAACAAATTAAACAGCCAAGATTCAATAATTTTAATTTATGATAGGTCTGAGAAAAAAATATTAATTTCAAATAAATCAGATATTAACAATATGAGAAATGACATTATAAAAAATCTTAGCAAAACTCAAAAATATATTGCTAACCCGCATGATGTAGTGGTAATCCAAAACAAAAAGTACATATTTTTACAGTTAACTTCAAATGTATATGATTGGGATTATATTTATCTTGTACCGTATAACAGCTTAAAAAGTGAGATATACATTTCAAGAACTGTGTATACATTGTATCTAACGGGATTTACAATTTTTTTGGTTATTATAAGTTTATATGCTATTTATATCAAATTATATAAAATAAAGACATATAAAATAACTCAGGACTTAAAAATAGTAAACAAGGAGAATGAAAATAAAATACTTCCTTTTGGGAGGTTAAACAAGTTAAAGAAGAAAGACCGCAGATTACTATACACTAAAATTTCAAATTTTAAAATAATCAGTCAACAAGAAATATTAAACGATATGATAATAGAAAAACTTATTTATGGTTGGTCTTACAGCAAAGGGGCAATAGAAGAAAAAATCCAAAGTATAGGCTTAAATATTGGGGGAAGAAAATATTTAGTTGCCATAATCAGAATACTATCTCTTACCAAACAAGTTAGAACAAGAGATATAATAAAAAGTGAGTTAGAATGTATTAGGATTGACTCAAAAATTAGCTTGGTATTTAATTATGTTTACCAACTTGCAGATAGTGAGCTTGCTTTAATTTTAGCATTTGATGAAGATGAAGATGAAAAAGTAAGTCAGAATGTAAATCTTTTACTGAAGTTGATAAGTGATAGATTACTAATTAAAATATGTGACAAATATTTAATTGCAGTTGGCCGTATAGTTAATAACATTGACGAATATAGAATTTCATTTTTAGATGCAAAAGAACTGATTGAAGCGAATAAATTAATCACAACAGAGAACGTTGAGAATGGCATATTGTGGTATTATGATGTTGTTAAGAAAGATAATAGTATATGGTATCCAATAGAAATAGAAGAGAGATTAATGTTGTTAGTTAATTTGGGAAAAATATCTGAGATTGAAGAAATACTAAACCTATTATATTATAAAAACTTTGTAGAAAACAATTTATCACTGAGTTTAAAGTATGTGCTAATTAGTGAGTTAATTGGAACAATTATTAAAATTGCAGATAGGACAAATGTAGATATTAACAATCTATTTGACATTAAGAACTTTATTTTTATTAAAGAAAATGCCTTCGACTGGTTATTTGAAGATATAAAACAAGTATTTATTAATATAACAGAACAAATCAAGAGAAACAGGAAAGCTTCCAGAGAAAAATTAATAGAGGAGATATTAGAATTTATAAACAAAAACTTGTTTAATCCAAACATGAGTATATCCTTTGTCGCTGAAAGATTTAATATATCTGAATCTTATTTTTCTAATATTTTTAAAAATGTAGTAGGTATTAAGTTCAGTGATTATGTAGAAAAGTTGAGAATAGAAGAAGCATATAAATTGATAAAGCAAAAAAAGTGGAATTTAGACGATATTAGTAAAATGGTAGGATATACCAACATTAAAACCTTTAGAAGAGCTTTTAAAAGGGTTAAAGGTTGTTTACCCAGTGAAATTTCAAACATAAATGAACAGGATATATAG